A genomic stretch from Methylophilus medardicus includes:
- a CDS encoding cupin domain-containing protein: MSPARTLLNGLTPAQFMAEYWQKKPLLIRGAIPDFESFLSPEALAGLACDAEVPARLIQCDPQRAQSAAGWQVTQGPFDDDDFTRLPAKDWTLLVQGINHVLPEAQALLSQFNFIPTARLDDVMVSYAPTGGGVGPHIDSYDVFLLQGAGQRRWRISQQTDLRLIEGAPLRILSHFVTEQEWVLAPGDMLYLPPNVAHWGIAEDDDCMTYSIGFRAPAARELAIEFLDACRQEGLPDALYRDPDLLPVTDAAAISEDMVNHVADMLRQLPWQPTQLGPFLGKYFSEPKNYVVFSPNRKLSLQKFSQRVQAQGVVLDLQTQMLHWQGQYFINGEHVTAPAEAAAVLNVLANHRQLAPALCQNETMSVLMPWLLESYLLGYLHLADEID, from the coding sequence ATGTCCCCCGCACGCACCTTACTGAACGGCCTGACCCCAGCACAATTCATGGCCGAATATTGGCAAAAAAAGCCATTGTTGATCCGTGGCGCCATCCCTGATTTTGAGAGCTTCTTGAGTCCTGAAGCGCTTGCTGGATTAGCGTGTGATGCGGAGGTGCCTGCCCGATTGATCCAATGCGATCCCCAACGCGCGCAGTCTGCGGCGGGTTGGCAAGTCACACAAGGCCCGTTCGACGACGATGATTTTACGCGCTTGCCGGCGAAAGATTGGACATTGCTGGTGCAAGGCATCAATCATGTCTTGCCAGAAGCGCAGGCACTATTGTCACAATTCAACTTCATTCCCACCGCCAGATTAGACGATGTGATGGTGAGCTACGCACCGACGGGCGGGGGCGTGGGGCCGCATATTGATAGTTATGATGTATTTTTGTTGCAAGGGGCTGGTCAACGGCGCTGGCGCATCAGCCAGCAAACGGATTTACGGTTGATAGAGGGTGCTCCGCTGCGCATCCTGTCGCATTTTGTCACTGAACAAGAGTGGGTGCTGGCGCCGGGCGATATGTTGTATCTGCCGCCCAATGTTGCACACTGGGGCATTGCCGAAGATGACGACTGTATGACTTATTCGATTGGCTTCCGCGCACCGGCAGCGAGAGAGTTGGCGATTGAGTTCCTCGATGCTTGTCGTCAGGAAGGCCTGCCTGATGCATTGTATCGTGACCCGGATTTGCTGCCTGTCACAGATGCCGCTGCCATTAGTGAAGACATGGTGAACCATGTCGCCGATATGTTGCGTCAATTACCTTGGCAGCCGACGCAACTCGGGCCGTTCTTAGGGAAATATTTTTCTGAGCCGAAAAACTATGTTGTTTTTTCCCCCAATCGCAAGCTCAGCCTGCAAAAGTTTTCTCAGCGAGTACAGGCGCAAGGGGTGGTCCTAGACTTGCAAACGCAAATGTTGCATTGGCAAGGACAATACTTTATCAATGGTGAGCACGTGACCGCTCCTGCTGAGGCGGCCGCTGTATTGAACGTGTTGGCGAATCATCGGCAACTGGCGCCCGCTTTATGCCAAAACGAAACCATGTCGGTATTGATGCCATGGCTATTAGAAAGCTATCTGTTAGGCTATCTACATTTGGCCGATGAAATAGATTAA
- the tpiA gene encoding triose-phosphate isomerase: protein MSNRPKLVVANRKMHGNLPDNQQFMQSLLQQTRHHRARYAVCPPHPYLYQAQQLLQNSHIAWGGQNMSQHERGAFTGSVSPLMLKEFGCSYVIIGHSERRQRGFDSDETCGIRFEAALQAGLTPILCIGETLEEYEQGETDLVVVRQLNPVIAHIGTQALSKGVVAYEPVWAIGSGKAATPQHAQAILSFIRGHIELLDAEAAKAITLLYGGSMNPSNASQLLSMPDVDGGLIGGASLIADDFIRICHIANELSSLKTAA from the coding sequence ATGTCAAATCGCCCAAAGCTGGTGGTTGCCAATCGCAAGATGCATGGCAATTTGCCAGACAATCAGCAATTCATGCAAAGCCTGTTGCAGCAGACGCGCCATCATCGAGCGCGTTATGCGGTGTGCCCGCCTCATCCTTATCTTTACCAAGCCCAGCAGCTCCTGCAAAACAGTCATATTGCCTGGGGCGGACAAAACATGAGCCAGCATGAGCGCGGAGCGTTCACTGGCTCAGTTTCACCACTGATGCTCAAAGAGTTTGGTTGTAGCTATGTGATCATTGGCCACTCAGAGCGCAGGCAGCGAGGCTTCGACAGTGATGAAACATGCGGGATACGCTTTGAAGCAGCCTTACAAGCGGGCCTAACCCCCATTTTGTGTATCGGAGAAACCCTCGAAGAATATGAGCAAGGCGAAACAGATCTAGTGGTCGTGAGACAGTTGAATCCGGTCATTGCACACATCGGCACACAAGCGCTGTCAAAAGGCGTTGTCGCTTATGAACCCGTGTGGGCTATCGGCTCTGGCAAAGCCGCGACGCCACAACATGCGCAGGCGATTTTATCGTTTATCCGTGGCCATATTGAATTACTAGATGCCGAAGCAGCGAAAGCCATCACCTTGTTATATGGTGGCAGCATGAATCCGAGTAATGCTAGTCAGTTACTCAGCATGCCAGATGTCGACGGCGGTCTGATTGGCGGCGCCTCGCTGATTGCAGATGACTTCATCCGCATTTGTCACATTGCAAACGAATTATCTTCACTCAAAACGGCAGCTTGA